The following proteins are encoded in a genomic region of Coffea eugenioides isolate CCC68of chromosome 6, Ceug_1.0, whole genome shotgun sequence:
- the LOC113775938 gene encoding peptidyl-tRNA hydrolase-like isoform X1 has translation MLSRLSRHYFCSISPQPWLFVGLGNPGDKFKGTQHNVGFEMIDAFAEAVGIPMDTVHCKAVFGKGFVNGVPVFLAKPQTYINLSGESTLVEVHTTGNLKFSCLRKYGSLHFPSGRMAKHQSDRIKTFLEELNDFPKLLCSKPIQLTDKVTEQYLEEYGIVDAASFLLERVGDVGSALMLILSGLNEKFIVLEASIGPSDSRPKHFNSILKEEEVNDILDILHSCSGLCQRNSPRLDPHESEYLWFQLLDSFCLPLMDSCSSKTRSIHQEDIEVLEVQ, from the exons ATGCTTAGCAGGTTGTCAAGGCACTATTTTTGCAGCATTTCACCTCAGCCATGGCTCTTTGTGGGCTTGGGGAATCCTGGTGATAAATTCAAGGGAACACAACATAAT GTagggtttgaaatgattgatgcATTTGCAGAGGCAGTAGGGATTCCAATGGACACGGTTCACTGCAAAGCTGTATTTGGAAAAG GTTTTGTAAATGGCGTCCCTGTTTTCCTTGCAAAGCCCCAAACATACATAAATCTCAGTGGTGAATCT ACACTTGTTGAAGTTCACACAActggaaatctgaaattttcttgCTTAAGAAAATATGGTAGTTTACATTTTCCGAGTGGAAGGATGGCAAAGCATCAGTCAGATAGAATTAAGACGTTCCTTgaagaattgaatgatttcccAAAATTGCTCTGCAGTAAGCCAATTCAGCTGACGGATAAAGTGACAGAACAGTATCTTGAG GAATATGGAATTGTAGATGCAGCTTCCTTCTTGCTGGAAAGGGTTGGTGATGTTGGAAGTGCTCTTATGCTCATTCTTTCTGGCCTCAATGAAAAATTTATTGTGCTTGAAGCTTCTATTGGCCCATCTGATTCTCGTCCCAAGCACTTCAATTCAATTTTAAAGGAGGAGGAG GTCAATGACATACTTGACATTCTGCACTCTTGTAGTGGACTATGCCAACGGAACAGTCCGCGTTTGGATCCTCATGAGTCTGAGTACCTGTGGTTTCAGTTGCTTGACTC GTTTTGTTTGCCTCTAATGGATTCATGTAGCAGCAAAACAAGATCTATACATCAAGAAGACATAGAAGTTCTGGAAGTTCAGTAA
- the LOC113775938 gene encoding peptidyl-tRNA hydrolase, chloroplastic-like isoform X3, protein MLSRLSRHYFCSISPQPWLFVGLGNPGDKFKGTQHNVGFEMIDAFAEAVGIPMDTVHCKAVFGKGFVNGVPVFLAKPQTYINLSGESTLVEVHTTGNLKFSCLRKYGSLHFPSGRMAKHQSDRIKTFLEELNDFPKLLCSKPIQLTDKVTEQYLEEYGIVDAASFLLERVGDVGSALMLILSGLNEKFIVLEASIGPSDSRPKHFNSILKEEEWTMPTEQSAFGSS, encoded by the exons ATGCTTAGCAGGTTGTCAAGGCACTATTTTTGCAGCATTTCACCTCAGCCATGGCTCTTTGTGGGCTTGGGGAATCCTGGTGATAAATTCAAGGGAACACAACATAAT GTagggtttgaaatgattgatgcATTTGCAGAGGCAGTAGGGATTCCAATGGACACGGTTCACTGCAAAGCTGTATTTGGAAAAG GTTTTGTAAATGGCGTCCCTGTTTTCCTTGCAAAGCCCCAAACATACATAAATCTCAGTGGTGAATCT ACACTTGTTGAAGTTCACACAActggaaatctgaaattttcttgCTTAAGAAAATATGGTAGTTTACATTTTCCGAGTGGAAGGATGGCAAAGCATCAGTCAGATAGAATTAAGACGTTCCTTgaagaattgaatgatttcccAAAATTGCTCTGCAGTAAGCCAATTCAGCTGACGGATAAAGTGACAGAACAGTATCTTGAG GAATATGGAATTGTAGATGCAGCTTCCTTCTTGCTGGAAAGGGTTGGTGATGTTGGAAGTGCTCTTATGCTCATTCTTTCTGGCCTCAATGAAAAATTTATTGTGCTTGAAGCTTCTATTGGCCCATCTGATTCTCGTCCCAAGCACTTCAATTCAATTTTAAAGGAGGAGGAG TGGACTATGCCAACGGAACAGTCCGCGTTTGGATCCTCATGA
- the LOC113775938 gene encoding vacuolar protein sorting-associated protein 8 homolog isoform X2, translating into MIDAFAEAVGIPMDTVHCKAVFGKGFVNGVPVFLAKPQTYINLSGESTLVEVHTTGNLKFSCLRKYGSLHFPSGRMAKHQSDRIKTFLEELNDFPKLLCSKPIQLTDKVTEQYLEEYGIVDAASFLLERVGDVGSALMLILSGLNEKFIVLEASIGPSDSRPKHFNSILKEEEVNDILDILHSCSGLCQRNSPRLDPHESEYLWFQLLDSFCLPLMDSCSSKTRSIHQEDIEVLEVQ; encoded by the exons atgattgatgcATTTGCAGAGGCAGTAGGGATTCCAATGGACACGGTTCACTGCAAAGCTGTATTTGGAAAAG GTTTTGTAAATGGCGTCCCTGTTTTCCTTGCAAAGCCCCAAACATACATAAATCTCAGTGGTGAATCT ACACTTGTTGAAGTTCACACAActggaaatctgaaattttcttgCTTAAGAAAATATGGTAGTTTACATTTTCCGAGTGGAAGGATGGCAAAGCATCAGTCAGATAGAATTAAGACGTTCCTTgaagaattgaatgatttcccAAAATTGCTCTGCAGTAAGCCAATTCAGCTGACGGATAAAGTGACAGAACAGTATCTTGAG GAATATGGAATTGTAGATGCAGCTTCCTTCTTGCTGGAAAGGGTTGGTGATGTTGGAAGTGCTCTTATGCTCATTCTTTCTGGCCTCAATGAAAAATTTATTGTGCTTGAAGCTTCTATTGGCCCATCTGATTCTCGTCCCAAGCACTTCAATTCAATTTTAAAGGAGGAGGAG GTCAATGACATACTTGACATTCTGCACTCTTGTAGTGGACTATGCCAACGGAACAGTCCGCGTTTGGATCCTCATGAGTCTGAGTACCTGTGGTTTCAGTTGCTTGACTC GTTTTGTTTGCCTCTAATGGATTCATGTAGCAGCAAAACAAGATCTATACATCAAGAAGACATAGAAGTTCTGGAAGTTCAGTAA